DNA sequence from the Manihot esculenta cultivar AM560-2 chromosome 11, M.esculenta_v8, whole genome shotgun sequence genome:
TAATGGAGTTGAACTTTGGCTTAGTTGCAGTATACACAAGTGGAAAGGATTTTATAaaacctttttatttttcttattaagaaaaaaaaatgtgtgCTACAATTGTAGGGGCCTAGGAATTGCTGATTCAAATTAGATATCGTTGGTAGCTTTCTCGCTATCTGCTGTGTTATGCTTTTGGTAATTAATCCAGCACCTTTCTACTGTTCTCTTGGATATTTTGCAGACCTCTCTGTTGGGTAGAGCATATGTCACTAGACAATGAAACTGGATTGGATCCTCCAGGCATAAGGGTTAGACCTGTCTCTGGACTTGTGGCTGCTGATTACTTTGCTCCAGGCTATTTTGTGTGGGCAGTTCTGATTGCTAACTTGGCACACATTGGATATGAGGAGAAAACAATGTATATGGCCTCATATGATTGGAGACTTTCATTTCAGAACACTGAGGtttttctttgttcctttttttCCCCATCTTGAATTTCTAGATTGTGTTATAGGCCTGTGGAATTTAATATTCTAGTATCTGTCCTTTCCAagcataaaattataaatgatcATATATCTAATAAACTCAATTAATCAGGTCCGTGATCAAACATTAAGCCGCATGAAGACTAATATAGAAGTGATGGTTGCTACCAATGGTGGGAATAAAGCCGTTATTATTCCACACTCTATGGGTGTTTTGTACTTTCTGCATTTCATGAAGTGGGTTGAGGCACCAGCTCCATTGGGTGGAGGCGGTGGGCCAGATTGGTGTGCTAAGCATATCAAGGCGGTGATGAATATTGGTGGTCCCTTTTTAGGTGTTCCAAAAGCTGTTGCAGGGCTTTTCTCTGCTGAAGCTAGGGATATTGCAGTTGCCAGGTTTTTGCAGTGATCTTCCGATAGATTTTTTAGAGATAAATGTAGCTTGCTAGAGATTACAAATATTCTTTGCCTGTGGATTAAAGAGAATCAAAATTTGCATAAGAGCTGTGCATTTTTCAGGAGTAAATTTTCCCATGGATAATGAAAACATGACTTTTAACCCTTATCAATCCATTCATCTTGCTTCAGCTATTCTTTTTAGGCTGCCATTGGAATGACgtaagttgtttttttttttttttgaccagGTATACCCCATATCCATTTTACCTTAAGACTACTTGTTAGAGGTCTGGGGAGCTTGTATTACACGGGAGGAGAATCCTATACCTCATATCCATTTTACCTTAAGGCTACTTGTTAGAGGTCCGGGGAGCTTGTATTACGCGGGAAGAGAATCCTTTTGATGGGTTTGTGAAAGAATGCATTTATGGACTTGACACAATCCAACCCAAAGCTTTAGGCTATGAGTTTATGTGTTCTTCCCACTTATATGTCTTTCACTAATCTCGTCTCTTCCATGAATTCTAACACTAGTGTATTGCCAACATTATCAAATGTTTGTTAAGCTATGTCGGTTTATCCTACTGACAACTGAAATTGTAGTTTTCTAAGCATATGTTTCTCTTATTCTGGTTATTAGTAATCTTCTCTCAAGAGAAATCTCACCCTGTTTAAATGTATGGCCTTTTAATATTAAAGGCTTAAAGTTCACTGTCACATTGTTGATAACCTTCATTTGGCCGCTAGTCACCAGTCTAGTTCTAATCGGAAGCATTTCCGTCTCATAATATGTGAGCTTCTGGGATTTTTTAATCTGTTTATAGACTTTGACTGTCCCTGCTCTATTCATCTGTTTTCAAATTTAAAGCTAGTGGTTTGCCACCAGAttctcctttttttctttttctttttttttctcaaatgaaaaaaaattctcttcTATTGCTTATAGTGTATCATACACACTATTGTTTTCATAGTGGGTAATTGCTCTTCGAACGTACATGATGATTGTTCTTATATGCATTTACTCTTAGTCAGCTTTTATGTAGCAAATATTCTGAGTTATATTCCCAACATGCAGGGCCATTGCACCAGTTTTCTTGGATAAAGATATCTTTTCCCTTCAGACCTTGCAACATGTAATGAGGATGTCTCGCACGTGGGACTCGACCATGTCCATGATACCAAGAGGTGGGGCCACTATTTGGGGTGATCTTGATTGGTCACCTGAGGAAGGTTACACTCCTAGCAAGAGAAGGCAAAGAAACAATGACACCAAGAATGATATCCAAGAAGTGATTGAAAATGGGATTTCTCAAAAAAAGAGTGTTAAATATGGGAGAATTATATCATTTGGCAAAGATGTAGCGGAGGCACAATCATCTCATATTGAGAGGATTGAGTTTAGGGTAAGTGTTTTTATTTTACCAACTTTGGTGAGAAGCAgagcaatttttcaaattttgaacTAGCTGTACATGTTTCTTCGACATGTTGCCAAGTTATGCGCATTTGGTATGTTTTGCATTGCTCTGTTGCCTTTGCTTTTACAATCAGGATGCTGCAGTTTAACTTCTTTAATTATTGTCTTAATTTGTATGGTTGATTCTTAACTGCTGCCGTAATTTTTTTTGCTATCTCAATATTGCAGGATGCGGTTAAAGGTCGTAGTGTTGCAAACAGTACTTGTCGTGATGTGTGGACAGAGTACCATGAAATGGGATATGAAGGTATTAAAGCTGTTGCAGAACATAAGGTTTATGGCACGGGATCTCTTCTAGATCTGCTTCATTTTGTAGCCCCAAAAATGATGGAGCGTGGTAGCGCTCATTTCTCTTATGGAATTGCTGAGAACTTGGATGATCCAAAGTACAATCACTACAAATATTGGTCAAACCCCCTGGAAACAAAGTGAGATGCCATACTTTTATCAACTATTCTTAGAAAATATGATTTGAATTTTCTTCTTTGTAACAGCCCTTAAATATGTTGGCTATAGCAATATCACTTACTGCGTAGTATGCAAGCCGACATTTCAGTATGTCTGCTTACCTACTGCTTTAAGTTGGTAAATATAAGTATATAAGTGgctaaatttctgaaagaagcTAAATTTTTTGTGCTTCAGGATAttattcaaattcaaaattttatagtGCTACAGCAATATAGATCCTAGGAGTTGATTTGGACAATTAAATGGCTATTGTGGTCAAAGGAATGGTCACTTGATATATTTCTGTAATGAAGAAAGGTAGCTTTTTTACTCTTGTTTGTTTATAGTAGTTCCATAGAAAAAATATTCATTATGATAATTGGCATCATCTTGAATTTTGTATAGTTTAGCATGGTACACCTATATCTTGATTTCTTTTCATCTAATCGTTGTAAAAAAATTTGCCTTTAATATCTGTTTtgaacttgcatggctttctCTCTCTTTAAATGCTGTTCAATTAGCTGATTGAGCTACTAAGGCATGGCAATCAGAACATGGTCTTCTTATTGATTATGCTTCATCTGGGATGATGGTTTTACAGGTTACCCAATGCCCCAGAAATGGAAATTTTTTCAATGTATGGAGTTGGCATACCAACAGAAAGAGCTTATGTTTACAAGTTATCTCCTTCTGCTGAATGCTACATTCCATTTCAGATAGATACATCAGCTGATGGGGAAGACGAAGAGAGCTGTTTGAAAGATGGAGTTTACACTGTTGATGGGGATGAGACTGTTCCTGTTTTAAGTGCAGGCTTCATGTGTGCTAAAGCTTGGCGCGGGAAAACCAGATTCAATCCTTCAGGAAGCCGAACATACATTAGGGAGTATAATCATTCTCCTCCAGCAAATTTTCTGGAGGGCCGGGGCACTCAAAGTGGCGCCCACGTTGATATAATGGGAAATTTTGCTTTAATTGAGGATATAATGAGAGTTGCAGCTGGTGCTACAGGAGAAGAGCTGGGAGGTGATCAAGTTTATTCAGATATCTTTAAGTGGTCTGAGAAGATCAACTTGCCATTGTAAATGCAAGGTAGTGCCTAAAATTTTTAACATTAGAGTATTTTTCTCTTGGCTGTAGCCATTTGAGGTTGCCCAACTAAGCTTTCATCTGGTCTCTTATCCAAAACTCATACGGAAGAAAGCTGCAAAGCTGGCTGCAGCACAGCAGATTTCGCTTTGATGTAAAGTTGAGCTGCATCTGTTGTTGTTGCTTTTATTAGGATAATCACTTGATATACATTTCTGTACTTTTTACctggaatttttaaaattgaaaattatatacTTTAGCTTGTCTTTGGAAATTGGAAGTTGTGTAATATCTGAATGATCTCCTTTTGCTGAAATCACCAAAAACAGTCTCAGAACTTTTTTCCTGCTTTAAAAGGCACATACAATGATTAGATACTGACCATTAATTATGGCAGTATCTACATAGGACCTACCATAATCGATAAATATCACCTAGACCCAGTCGAACCCTTGTAGGAGGGGCGGGTTCAAGGCCTATCAGTATCCACTGCACAAGTTGGTACGCAATCTTACCCACAATCAAGTAGGCCGGACCGATTCGGGTTCAGACTCATCAGAGAGGAATCGGTTCATCTGACGTGATAGAAAATAGGAGAACAGTTCTAACTATGCAGTGACCCTATCAGCACAAGCGTCGGAAAATGATTAAATGGTCGCCTGATGATGGAGAAAAAGCAGGTACGTCCATACGTAGGACTCTGCCTGATAGTGACAGGTGGTACTGTAGCAAAGTGACGATTATGCATCCTTaaagaataagagaaaaatgaataaaagagaGAGGTGTGAACCATTACAGCCAAACTTACTCTTATACGCCTAAACCCTTCCTCTTTATGAATCTTAGATCATAAAGTAAGAtagaattattatatatataatggttatattataaaatttttgcaATAAATATAACTTGTCTGCATCATTaaagaataagagaaaaatgaataaaaaagagAGACGTGAACCATTACAACCAAATTTACTCTTATACGCCTAAACACTGCCTCTTTCTGAATCTCAGATCATAAAGTATGAtagaattattatatatataatggttatattataaaatttctgtAGTAAATATCACTTGTTTTACGTCAGGGTACATCCATTAGCTGAGTATGCACTGTGCTTATGATCCTCAGTTTACTTCAAAAACCCTCCTCAAGATATTAACAATTGATATAATTGCTAGTGAATCTCATTATATTCCCACTTTGGATGATTGAAATAGCTAGGTCTACCAATGAACTTTAGAAATTTTGCCTGTAATGGGAATCAGAACCTTCTTTATATGCAGACTGTCTCGAAAAATCAACATGCTTGACCATCTTTTTTTATCATGAGAATGATTTTCCTTTTTCCAGGACATCACAAGGAAACAAGAATGTTCTAAACTTTTGGGAAACAAGTTGGTTCTGAGACAAAAtcatttatataaattgaaACTGTGAATATAAATTATCTTAAATATtcacaaaattatttatatgtgtAAAGTTGGCAAGGAGCTGCCACTTGCTTGTGTTGAGAAAATTATGTTgattattttcttatattttaatgttttttttatttaaatatactgttctttaaaatttattaattctaattttttaaattaatttatttacatcaaaaaattattcaaagttataagatataataataaatgaaatatactgtaaataataattaaaatagttataatatttattattatataataaaaaattatatatatacataataaataattatattttagatttatacttttaaatattttataataaattaatatatttattctttattaatatttttataattactgTATCAACTATCAATTATAATTCGTTATGCACTTAATTATCATAACTGTGTCAACGGTATCTAACAACTAAATCAGATAAATAAAAGCAGAGGAAGGGTGTACATGGTTACTATAGACCCCTTCCACTGAATCATTCCTCCTTCCTTTCGTGGTCTTTTCAATTCGTCGCCTCGCTTTCTATTTTTCACAATTTTCTTCTCAAAAATCAGCAGCACCTCTCCCTCCCTCCCTTTCTTCCTCCATCTTCTCTCCCAGTCTCTCGATTACATCGAATCCTCTCTCTTCCTCTTTTGCTCTATAAGGTCCTATACATTGTTCCATGGAGCTACCTCGTGCTTCGTGCTCTTGATCCTTCGCGCTTTCGAGCCCTAAAACGAAAAGCTTTATCCCTAACCCTAACTGGCAGGCCCTATTCCCTCTCGCTCTTTTCTCAAGCTTAAGGCGGTTTCTGCTAAAACTACTGATTTAATCAAACCATATTTAAGGTAAGGATCGTGCTCTCGCTATTTCTTGGTCTGTAATTTCTTTGCTGTTTGCTTATTTATTGAGGTTTTTTCGAATTTTAGAAGCTAATAAGTCTGGTAATTGTGATAGGGGGTGCTACAATAATAGTTTTTAGTTTCCAATTTAGGGGTTTTAAATGGTTCTGAATATGGGATTGGTAAATTATAGTTGTTATTTCTGTGTCATTAATTGTACCTTCTGTAAACCCGAAGAGGAAAATTGTTATTAATGCATGCTAATGGGTTTTCTTAGTTATGCATGATTGTTTAGTCATTAATTTTTGAACTTTCTGTATACAAATGCTCTTTTGTTGTCTTAGGTATGAATGTAGTCTGTTGCTGAGGCCATATTTTTTTGGTTTGGAAGATGTAATCCAAGTGTTATGCTGTtcattttttttgcttttttatttGTTGGTGCTGTACCTTTCTTCTTGTTTACTCAGTTGTTGGTGATTTGAGCCTTAGAGGCATTGCTTATGATTTTACTGCAACAGACTTTTTTTTGATGTGTATATGTAAGTGCATGTTTAGTTATAAAATAATTGCTGAATATGtacttataatatataatttatgaaTATGCCTTCTTTGTGTATCAGTTGTTGAATCTGAGCTTCTGTTAGACAAAGTCCATTTTAAGTGATGGAGTTGGGATATCTCTTGGCTTTACAATTATGAGTTGATCTCATGGAACTTGGTCGTGTCTTGTTTCCATTTCTAAGTTCTGTTCCTTTTTCTGATGTTAAAACATGCATGTGCCAGTGTCCTGTATGCTTAGATTTGTAAACTCAACTGAACTCAATCAAGCGATAATCTTGATCcagttgatgtcagccctatGGATCTTTTCCTTCATTCTTTGGTCCAAGGCAACACCCATACAAAGGCTTGGTACAGTGCATTCATTATTATACCTATAAAACAGATGCATAATTTTTTTGGTTGTACTGGccagtataatttattttctcattcATAATGTATTTTTAGCATACTTGATTTAGGATCCAGTCTGTGGTTGCTTAGATTTTGTGAAAAGGTGAAAACAAGGATCAGCATTTGCCATTTGATTTGGATTATGGGATAAGGTAAGCCATTAAAGCAAAGAATTGCTAGGAATTTAGTAAAAGGGTTGGAGTAGGTTTGTAGACAaccaatttctttaatttttgcgTTTTAGGGAGATGTTATGAAGAATTGTGCTGAAATTTAGGTTTTATATTAAGAAAGAGATATAGTAACCACTGGCTGGTTGTGAGTAGTTGGAGACAGAGCAGTGCAGAAGGAATTATAGTGGAAGGGGGAGAATACGAGATGATGAAGAATTACATAGGTTGAAAAGAAACTCTTTTTATTATGGTTTGGGAAAACTGAACTACTGTCTACTGCCTACTCAATGCTTTATGTGCTTTCCTTAATACTTTATAGGCTCCCAGTCTTTGATATCATTAAGAAACTAGGTCTGATTTGTAAGTTAATGTGGTTGAATGCTTTGGTGAGAATACTAAGCTGGAGGTGCATGTGAGGTCTGATATGATAATAAACCATGTTATGGAAAATGCCTTAACAATGGCTACTGGTGCatccttttttttattgttatgaATCAGCTGGCTAGATCGATCTCCTCCAGTCCTATCCCCAACTTCCTACCTCTACCTCCTTCCTTCCtgcccaaaaaaaaaattgaggcaTATTGTTGGCAACTTGGTATTGTGCTATTGCTAAATCAAAACTCGTACACTTATGCAATATGTGTGATTATGTTTAATATAAATTCAGATAAAGCAAACTTAAGTAGCAATTCCTGGACAATAGTAATaagcaattaatttttttattttgttctgGCTTCTCCTGCACTGTGCATCTCATTATTTGAGTTCTTGTAGGCTAGACCATCAGGGGGTGCTGCTGTCAAGATGAGTTTGCAACAGGCTGCGCAGCCCAAATATGCTAATGGATTTGGTCGTAGAAGAGTTGAAAAGGAAGGTGGTGTAAGATTGGAGAATAAGCTACAATCTGGGAAATCAAGTCTGAGTAgatcaagtaattaaaataaacttttttattagTTCTTCTTGTGAACTCTACATTATAGCCTTCCTAACATTTTGTTTTGTCGGTGCAGTGGCTGGTGCCAAAGTTGGAATTCATGAGAGTCCTTCTCGTGATCGGCTGGTATATTTGTCAGCTTGTCTTATTGGACATCCTGTGGAAGTCCACCTGAAAAATGGATCCATATATTCTGGGACATGTTATACAACAAATGTTGAAAAGGAATTTGgtatgttcttttttttttttttttttttttttctttctcgaaAAGGATAAAAAACTTCTTTGAGGAAAAGCACCATTCTTAGACCGTCTGGCATTGAGTTTCTGGGCAAAAAAGCGCTTTctggaaaaaaatattttagatgtTAAGAAAAGCAGTTTGAAAAATGAGTTATTATCTTGGAGTTCTTGCTGCTAATATATATCAATATTTAATATGTACTGGCATATTTAACAAAGTGCTTTTTCAGCAGCAACTTTAATTATAGTACCCATCAGAACTGGTGCTTTTGAAAAAAGTATATTGGTAAAAGCTATTTTGTTGTTTTAGATTAAATCGtgtcaaatttaattttgaaacaCTGCTAATACTCTTTAACTAGTGTATTTAGGAAAATGCTTTTCTCGACTGATCTTCAACAACAATGCCAAATATACTCTTACAGGTGTAAATTGAATTAATCTACACATTCTATAGAAGATGTGTAATTCATCAGTCTATTCCTTCTGATCATTCATTTGCCTGTCTTTTCAGCAATTATTCTGAAAATGGCTCGCTTGACAAAGGATGTTTCTTTTCGAGGGCAGAAGGCAGAAACCCTTAGCAAGGCTCCTTCAAAGACTTTAATTATACCTGGCAAAGAAGTTGTACAAGTGCTAGCTAAGGTTCAGCTATGTTCTCTTTCCTGCAATGCTGTAGTTCTATATATTTGTTCTCTTCTGGTTGAACCTGATTATAGGCagcaatctttttttttctctcctttttttttttggttggtGTGGGGTAGGTGAGTGTTGTTATTTAGTTGAATCATACCATACGCGTTTATCTCATGCTTTTTTGATCATCAGTGATTTGATCAATGGTGCCAGGATGTGTCTGTAACCATGGATGGGATAAACCATGAGTTTCAGTATGGAAAGCAGCAGGAGCTTATGATAGACTCCTTTATATCACAATCTCGTCACGTCGAAGTGGAGAGAGAGCTGGAACCATGGGTCCCTGATGGAGATGACCCACAATGCCCTGATTTGGAGAATATATTCAATGGCCCTCAGAATAGGTATTTGTAGTAACATTTTTATATCCCTATATCCATCTATaattgtttttttgttttacaTATTTCTCTGCTTGAGATGGATCATGAATGGAATACTTTTTGCCTTTGCTTTCAGCAGTCTGTAGTTTTTGGATCATATTGTACTCGTATATCCCTATTTTCCATTAGCCAGAATTAGAGCACATATCAGGAATCATTTTATGGGAAATTATAGAAATATAGTCTTGGAATGATAACTAACTATCAAATAAAAACAAACAGATGTTTGCTTAACTGTGGTGAAGTCTCCCAGGATATATATCATTTGTAGCTTGCTGTTTCTGATTGATAGCCAAATATATATTTGAATGCTTTCATGCTATGTGTTGAAAATAATAGGCATTGAGCATTGGCACACTGACAAAAGCAGGAATTATATCTTTGTATTTTGAGTGCAAGAAACTTGAAAGGAAATGGTGATTAAGGTTTAAGGAGACTAGGTATGCATAAGTATTTTGGATGGGAGCTTTGGGGATTTAGAATCTACATTCTCCTTTCCTAACCAATCTGCTAATTAGAATCAtaaatatgtatatgttttctgTTCCTTTTCATAAATCTCTTAATAGTTGACACTCCATTGATGTTTGACTGATATGATGGTTGTGGATTATTTCTTTTAAGTAGGGGCTGGGATCAGTTTGAAACAAATGAAATGCTATTTGGAGTAAAAAGCACCTTTGATGAAGAACTTTATACTACAAAGCTGCAGAGGGGTCCACAGATGAGAGAGTTGGAGAAGAAAGCTATGAGAATGGCAAGAGAAATTGAGGGTGAGGATACACAAGACCTTCATTTAGCTGAGGTGAGATCATCTCTTTGTCCTTTATAGAATTTTTTCTGGTTTATTCAGTTGTggaattttaaaatgtttttgtaTCAATTTGTTCTACAGGAAAGAGGTATCCAACTTCATGAAGATTTTGATATTGATGAAGAGACCAGATTCTCATCTGTATATAGAGGTATAGGAATTGACGATAGTGGATATGATGAAACTGAGGACATAATGTTGGATTCCCTGAATGATGAAACTTTTGGAGGTACATCTGCTCCTTCCACTATGAAGTATGCAGATTTGACCCATGGGAAGAGTAATGAAGGAGCTCGATGCATATCAAGTTCTTCCTTGGTAGGTGTTCTTTTGTATCCTCTATTGTTGAATTCAAGTGGAGGTTTTTTGGCTGCAAAAAACTGGGTGTTTCTGATCTATCATACTTATTGTTAATAATCATGACTCATGAAATTGTATTATGATCTTTATGGCTTTGTTTCTTCCTTGTAACTCAGTTTTAAATCAAGTATTGTATATTTATGAATTGTTACGAGATGTCAAGATGGTTCATAGGGCACAGAAAGCATCTTGATCACCTAACCTAAAAGGGGTGAATGGAGGGTTAGTACTTAGTAGGGTAATGGAGGTGCTCATTATCACCACATTTATCCTTCTTGACCTCAAAATTCCTTAAAAACAATTGGTGGTTTAAAGACTATTTTTTAAACAATTCTAACCTTACTTTTTCAACAAGGCAAggttattattttcattaattaatattcatATTTCACTTTCCTTTCATTTATCCTTTATTTTCCACctatttacaaatttaaaataaacaggAAGGTAGTCACTTTTCTTGCTTTTCCCTTCTGGTCTTCCCCAAACACTTGTGTTACTCAACTTGAGCACTATGTTGATAGAATAACTCCAATGGTTCAATTGTGTTACTCAACTTGAAGCATAATTGTCTAATTTTCACAATTTGTATTGATAGAAAACTTCTAAGCAAGCTACAAAATTGTAGGTGTGCACAGACAGTCAGTTCTCTTCACTTCAAACCAAATtatcataaatataaaaactaaaatataattctaaGCTTCTTGAACATATGGCTATGAATTTTGTTGAATTCTTTGACTTTGTCACTTGAGCACTATGTTGTTTTAACTATTTAATCATTTACATAAGAAACCATTATCTGGTAATTAAATGAGAACATGTTGCAGAGAGGCCCCCCAAAGGGGAGAAAAGAGGCTCTTGGTGCATATTCTTGCTTTTACTGCATTCTAATAGTTATACCATTATGGTCTTAAACTCTTTATGGCTCATTCTTTTTGCACAGTCAAATTGGAATATTGTATGTTTCAGATGATTGCCATTTTTTCTTCCTGTCTATAGATTTTTAAGGACATGATTTAACTTCTTTCTTAAAGTAGTTTATTCATTTTCTAGTTATTTTGAGTTATTCTTTGCACCTAGCCAATGATTTTTGTGTTTTATACCATTATGGTCTTAAACTCTTTATGGCTCATTCTTTTTGCACAGTCAAATTGGAATATTGTATGTTTCAGATGATTGCCATTTTTTCTTCCTGTCTATAGATTTTTAAGGACATGATTTAACTTCTTTCTTAAAGTAGTTTATTCATTTTCTAGTTATTTTGAGTTATTCTTTGCACCTAGCCAATGATTTTTGTGTTTCTTTGTACACAGGATGAGGCACAGTGTTCTCAGTCAAGTACAAGTGTGGATCGTCATTCAGGTTCTTATGAGCATGCTAGCCAGCTGGCATCTGAGCTTCCTTCTAAAAGTGTGTCCACTTCACAGAGTGAAAGCAGGTTTGTTTGATTTTTGCTTATTGctgttattaattatttatgcatATGAGTATGACAAGAGTTGTTTGTTATTCCTGAGAATAGTGGTAAGAATATACATTTATTTGTCTACTGTTTGTGGAATTCCTGAATTTCTTGTTTGGTAATTATAGGATCCTAGAAAACTTCCATGGTGAACAAGGAGCAAATGACAGCATGGGCGAGTGTATAGAAGAGCAAAATGTATGTCAAAACTCTAATACCCAGGAACATCTTTTTGGATGAAACTTTAAGGTGCCTCGTGTAATACTTTTTGGTTGTGTAACAACTAACAttgatattttttcaatatgtGATCGCTTCAAATACGGCAGCAGGAGGATGCTCAATTGccaacccgtgagggtgagtgAATTCTTATGCAATGCTCTTATTTATCCCATCCATGATCCATCTTAAATTTAAGATCATGCACATGACACATGAAATGGATTGGAAGCAactttatatatacatatatattcttGATGCACCTACCTTGCAAA
Encoded proteins:
- the LOC110626510 gene encoding polyadenylate-binding protein-interacting protein 3 isoform X1 codes for the protein MSLQQAAQPKYANGFGRRRVEKEGGVRLENKLQSGKSSLSRSMAGAKVGIHESPSRDRLVYLSACLIGHPVEVHLKNGSIYSGTCYTTNVEKEFGKCFSRLIFNNNAKYTLTAIILKMARLTKDVSFRGQKAETLSKAPSKTLIIPGKEVVQVLAKDVSVTMDGINHEFQYGKQQELMIDSFISQSRHVEVERELEPWVPDGDDPQCPDLENIFNGPQNSRGWDQFETNEMLFGVKSTFDEELYTTKLQRGPQMRELEKKAMRMAREIEGEDTQDLHLAEERGIQLHEDFDIDEETRFSSVYRGIGIDDSGYDETEDIMLDSLNDETFGGTSAPSTMKYADLTHGKSNEGARCISSSSLDEAQCSQSSTSVDRHSGSYEHASQLASELPSKSVSTSQSESRILENFHGEQGANDSMGECIEEQNQQEDAQLPTREDALISLNGKKEGSDKEFLSPTETAYASSSNVSSKTCEKTSSAEPLEVTPSAKGVGEVQPINSHGPPVSSASSNSDCVGTVSVSKGPGLSPSSSVGSLSSEKSTLNPHAKEFKLNPNAKSFTPSQTPVRPPSPDGSFYFQPNVPSLPHMHGMPMGIGIGPSFTSHQPVIFNPQVASLQTPQAYFHPGGPQYAQNMLVGHPRQVLYMPSYQPEMPYKGREF
- the LOC110626510 gene encoding polyadenylate-binding protein-interacting protein 4 isoform X6; this translates as MSLQQAAQPKYANGFGRRRVEKEGGVRLENKLQSGKSSLSRSMAGAKVGIHESPSRDRLVYLSACLIGHPVEVHLKNGSIYSGTCYTTNVEKEFGKCFSRLIFNNNAKYTLTAIILKMARLTKDVSFRGQKAETLSKAPSKTLIIPGKEVVQVLAKDVSVTMDGINHEFQYGKQQELMIDSFISQSRHVEVERELEPWVPDGDDPQCPDLENIFNGPQNSRGWDQFETNEMLFGVKSTFDEELYTTKLQRGPQMRELEKKAMRMAREIEGEDTQDLHLAEERGIQLHEDFDIDEETRFSSVYRGIGIDDSGYDETEDIMLDSLNDETFGGTSAPSTMKYADLTHGKSNEGARCISSSSLDEAQCSQSSTSVDRHSGSYEHASQLASELPSKSVSTSQSESRILENFHGEQGANDSMGECIEEQNQQEDAQLPTREDALISLNGKKEGSDKEFLSPTETAYASSSNVSSKTCEKTSSAEPLEVTPSAKGVGEVQPINSHGPPVSSASSNSDCVGTVSVSKGPGLSPSSSVGSLSSEKSTLNPHAKV
- the LOC110626510 gene encoding polyadenylate-binding protein-interacting protein 3 isoform X3, which translates into the protein MSLQQAAQPKYANGFGRRRVEKEGGVRLENKLQSGKSSLSRSMAGAKVGIHESPSRDRLVYLSACLIGHPVEVHLKNGSIYSGTCYTTNVEKEFGKCFSRLIFNNNAKYTLTAIILKMARLTKDVSFRGQKAETLSKAPSKTLIIPGKEVVQVLAKDVSVTMDGINHEFQYGKQQELMIDSFISQSRHVEVERELEPWVPDGDDPQCPDLENIFNGPQNSRGWDQFETNEMLFGVKSTFDEELYTTKLQRGPQMRELEKKAMRMAREIEGEDTQDLHLAEERGIQLHEDFDIDEETRFSSVYRGIGIDDSGYDETEDIMLDSLNDETFGGTSAPSTMKYADLTHGKSNEGARCISSSSLDEAQCSQSSTSVDRHSGSYEHASQLASELPSKSVSTSQSESRILENFHGEQGANDSMGECIEEQNQEDAQLPTREDALISLNGKKEGSDKEFLSPTETAYASSSNVSSKTCEKTSSAEPLEVTPSAKGVGEVQPINSHGPPVSSASSNSDCVGTVSVSKGPGLSPSSSVGSLSSEKSTLNPHAKEFKLNPNAKSFTPSQTPVRPPSPDGSFYFQPNVPSLPHMHGMPMGIGIGPSFTSHQPVIFNPQVASLQTPQAYFHPGGPQYAQNMLVGHPRQVLYMPSYQPEMPYKGREF
- the LOC110626510 gene encoding polyadenylate-binding protein-interacting protein 3 isoform X2 produces the protein MSLQQAAQPKYANGFGRRRVEKEGGVRLENKLQSGKSSLSRSMAGAKVGIHESPSRDRLVYLSACLIGHPVEVHLKNGSIYSGTCYTTNVEKEFGKCFSRLIFNNNAKYTLTAIILKMARLTKDVSFRGQKAETLSKAPSKTLIIPGKEVVQVLAKDVSVTMDGINHEFQYGKQQELMIDSFISQSRHVEVERELEPWVPDGDDPQCPDLENIFNGPQNRGWDQFETNEMLFGVKSTFDEELYTTKLQRGPQMRELEKKAMRMAREIEGEDTQDLHLAEERGIQLHEDFDIDEETRFSSVYRGIGIDDSGYDETEDIMLDSLNDETFGGTSAPSTMKYADLTHGKSNEGARCISSSSLDEAQCSQSSTSVDRHSGSYEHASQLASELPSKSVSTSQSESRILENFHGEQGANDSMGECIEEQNQQEDAQLPTREDALISLNGKKEGSDKEFLSPTETAYASSSNVSSKTCEKTSSAEPLEVTPSAKGVGEVQPINSHGPPVSSASSNSDCVGTVSVSKGPGLSPSSSVGSLSSEKSTLNPHAKEFKLNPNAKSFTPSQTPVRPPSPDGSFYFQPNVPSLPHMHGMPMGIGIGPSFTSHQPVIFNPQVASLQTPQAYFHPGGPQYAQNMLVGHPRQVLYMPSYQPEMPYKGREF